Proteins encoded in a region of the Streptomyces sp. NBC_00258 genome:
- a CDS encoding HesB/IscA family protein, which produces MSVSDETTTVSDGILLSDAAAAKVQGLLEQEGRDDLALRVAVQPGGCSGLRYQLFFDERSLDGDVVKEFGSVKVVTDRMSAPYLGGASIDFVDTIEKQGFTIDNPNATGSCACGDSFS; this is translated from the coding sequence ATGTCCGTATCGGACGAGACCACCACCGTGAGCGACGGCATCCTCCTGTCGGACGCCGCCGCGGCCAAGGTCCAGGGCCTGCTGGAGCAGGAAGGCCGCGACGATCTGGCGCTGCGTGTCGCCGTTCAGCCCGGCGGCTGCTCCGGCCTGCGGTACCAGCTCTTCTTCGACGAGCGCTCCCTCGACGGCGACGTCGTCAAGGAGTTCGGCAGCGTGAAGGTCGTCACCGACCGCATGAGCGCTCCGTACCTGGGCGGCGCCTCCATCGACTTCGTGGACACCATCGAGAAGCAGGGCTTCACGATCGACAACCCGAACGCGACGGGTTCCTGCGCCTGCGGCGACTCGTTCAGCTAA